A portion of the Pseudarthrobacter sp. L1SW genome contains these proteins:
- a CDS encoding DNA alkylation repair protein: MAETTLTGAGVAELMAELAGLQDPRAREVNQRHGDDHGVNLSKLRAIAKRLKTQEELARDLWATGDTAARLLALLVCRPKAFGRGELDAMLREARAPKLQDWLVNYVVKKNPHAEELRVAWLADPDPVVASAGWALTSERVVRAPDGLDLEGLLDVIEAEMKDAPDRLQWAMNTCLAQIGIEHAGQRGRALEIGERLQVLRDYPTSPGCTSPYAPTWINEMVRRQAGK, from the coding sequence GTGGCTGAGACGACGTTGACCGGGGCGGGCGTGGCGGAGCTGATGGCCGAACTGGCAGGGCTCCAGGACCCGAGGGCGCGTGAGGTGAACCAGAGGCACGGCGATGACCACGGCGTGAACCTCAGCAAACTGCGTGCCATCGCCAAGCGGCTCAAGACCCAAGAGGAACTTGCCCGTGACCTCTGGGCCACCGGCGATACCGCGGCGAGGCTGCTGGCGCTCCTGGTCTGCCGGCCAAAGGCGTTCGGGCGGGGCGAACTGGATGCCATGCTGCGGGAGGCGCGGGCGCCCAAGTTGCAGGACTGGCTGGTGAACTACGTGGTGAAGAAGAACCCGCACGCCGAGGAGCTGCGGGTGGCCTGGCTGGCCGATCCGGATCCGGTGGTGGCAAGTGCCGGCTGGGCTTTGACGAGCGAGCGCGTGGTGAGGGCGCCTGACGGCCTGGACCTTGAGGGGTTGCTGGACGTGATCGAGGCGGAGATGAAGGACGCCCCGGACCGGCTGCAGTGGGCCATGAACACCTGCCTGGCGCAGATCGGTATTGAGCATGCCGGGCAGCGTGGCCGGGCACTGGAGATCGGCGAGCGCCTGCAGGTGCTCAGGGACTACCCCACGTCCCCGGGCTGCACCTCACCGTACGCGCCCACGTGGATCAACGAGATGGTGCGCCGGCAGGCCGGTAAGTAG
- a CDS encoding LysR family transcriptional regulator, translating to MLNVRRLELLLDVVELGSITAAAEKHVYSPSGVSQQLRRLESEIGQPLLQRQTRGMVPTDAGHVLAAHTRRILRQMAAAEADLAEIAGLNRGSLTMGTFPTLGGSFLPLVISKFKRQYPAIELHVRSSRFEDLVEMLENGQVGMSLLWDYEWSRINTEDFALTTVFEDATALVVGKDHRLARRKQVDMADLADEEWIVREEAHPVVEVLQRSARAAGFTPRIAFHANDYQEAQAMVSVGLGIALAPRTAVVNKHPGVSIVSLGATAPSRRVLLAHRHDRVRAAAEIAFQTTLLEVAKESTADFR from the coding sequence ATGCTGAACGTTCGAAGGCTGGAACTGCTGCTGGACGTGGTGGAACTGGGATCCATCACGGCGGCAGCAGAGAAGCACGTGTACTCGCCGTCCGGTGTGTCCCAGCAGCTGCGACGGCTGGAATCGGAGATCGGCCAGCCGCTTCTCCAGCGGCAGACCCGCGGAATGGTGCCAACGGATGCCGGCCACGTCCTGGCGGCGCACACACGCCGCATCCTGCGGCAGATGGCTGCCGCGGAAGCTGACCTCGCCGAAATCGCCGGACTGAACAGGGGCAGCCTCACCATGGGAACCTTCCCCACACTGGGAGGCTCGTTCCTGCCATTGGTGATCAGCAAGTTCAAGCGCCAGTACCCCGCCATCGAGCTCCACGTGCGCAGCAGCCGTTTTGAAGATTTGGTTGAAATGCTGGAGAACGGGCAGGTGGGCATGTCCCTGCTCTGGGACTACGAATGGAGCAGGATCAACACGGAGGACTTTGCCCTCACCACGGTGTTCGAGGACGCAACCGCCCTCGTTGTGGGAAAGGACCACCGGCTGGCCCGGCGCAAGCAGGTGGACATGGCCGACCTTGCCGATGAGGAATGGATTGTCCGCGAGGAAGCGCACCCGGTGGTGGAGGTGCTCCAACGCAGCGCCCGTGCAGCCGGTTTCACGCCCCGGATCGCCTTCCACGCCAACGACTACCAGGAAGCCCAGGCCATGGTCAGCGTGGGGCTGGGCATCGCTTTGGCCCCTCGAACCGCCGTCGTCAATAAACACCCGGGTGTCAGCATCGTCTCCCTTGGCGCCACCGCACCCTCCCGGCGGGTCCTGCTCGCGCACCGGCACGACAGGGTGCGGGCCGCCGCCGAGATAGCCTTCCAGACCACACTCCTGGAGGTGGCCAAGGAATCAACGGCCGACTTCCGGTGA
- a CDS encoding PrpF domain-containing protein yields MFRIPAAWMRGGTSKCWVFEWDNLQVPGKTVDEVLLRLFGSPDNRQIDGVGGGTSTTSKAVILSRSTSAEADVDYTFAQVAIEEHKVDWGSNCGNCSAVVAPYAIDRGWVDAGQDTTSVRTLNTNTDQLILQKVSTPDGKLQETGTLMIPGVPFPGLSVGMGFFDPAGRTTGKLFPTGEPVEKVTFDGREVPATLIDAGAPLVILEAASVGLTGHETAAEIDGRAELLVHLDDVRRDAAVRMGLAATRAEAERAIPKLALVARAPLNDGADLVVRMLSMGKLHPALAITGSVALTMAAQQEGTVVRDLISTDASAGLAMRTPAGLVQTWAEIRDGIPVVGTLRSARRLADAELLLPETW; encoded by the coding sequence ATGTTTAGAATCCCAGCAGCGTGGATGCGGGGCGGAACCAGCAAGTGCTGGGTGTTCGAATGGGACAACCTCCAAGTCCCCGGAAAGACCGTGGACGAAGTATTGCTCCGGTTGTTCGGCAGCCCTGACAACCGCCAGATTGACGGTGTGGGCGGGGGAACCTCCACCACCAGCAAGGCCGTCATCCTGTCCCGTTCCACCAGCGCCGAAGCCGACGTCGACTACACCTTCGCCCAGGTGGCCATCGAGGAGCACAAGGTTGACTGGGGCAGCAACTGCGGCAACTGCTCAGCGGTGGTGGCACCCTACGCAATTGATCGCGGCTGGGTTGACGCCGGCCAGGACACCACGTCAGTCCGGACCCTGAACACGAACACCGACCAGCTCATTTTGCAGAAGGTCTCCACCCCGGACGGAAAGCTCCAGGAAACCGGAACCCTCATGATTCCCGGTGTCCCCTTCCCGGGCCTGTCCGTAGGCATGGGTTTCTTCGATCCTGCAGGACGGACAACCGGGAAGCTGTTTCCCACCGGCGAGCCGGTGGAGAAGGTGACCTTTGACGGACGGGAAGTCCCGGCCACGCTGATTGATGCCGGTGCACCGCTGGTCATCCTGGAGGCTGCTTCCGTCGGACTCACCGGGCATGAAACCGCCGCGGAGATCGATGGGCGGGCGGAACTCCTGGTGCACCTGGACGACGTGCGGCGGGACGCAGCCGTCCGAATGGGCCTGGCTGCCACGCGGGCCGAGGCCGAGCGTGCCATCCCGAAGCTCGCACTCGTGGCCCGGGCGCCGTTGAATGACGGGGCCGACCTGGTAGTCCGGATGCTGTCGATGGGCAAGCTCCACCCTGCCCTGGCGATCACGGGAAGCGTCGCCCTGACCATGGCCGCACAACAGGAAGGCACCGTGGTGCGGGACCTGATATCCACCGATGCTTCCGCAGGGCTTGCCATGCGCACACCTGCAGGCCTGGTTCAGACCTGGGCAGAGATCCGCGACGGCATCCCCGTTGTGGGCACCCTCAGAAGTGCCCGCCGCCTGGCCGACGCAGAACTGCTGCTGCCGGAAACCTGGTAA
- a CDS encoding tripartite tricarboxylate transporter substrate-binding protein: MTSNKSSLEPPGSTPQESLAGVYEEADQPEPPKHSRRTILSAVGAFALLGTATTVLGGSLLNPPSSTEDGDFSGETLEFLIPLASGGGTDTWARFIGTELTNYVPGRPGFAPVNEAGGEGILGTNRFARSAKTDGTEILVGTASTVVPWVLGRSAVKYSFEDLKPVVVNGTGGVIYARAEAGVSGLQDLINRDTPLEFGGISATGLDITTLVAFDLLEADVTSTFGFEGRGPVNLALQRGEIDLDYQTTSAYGSAVAGIAKEGKAVVLMSFGQLDEAGEVVRDPNFPDVPTVAEAYETLHGKKPSGEKFEAYKTLLGLTYTYQKGLWVPQETPEKAYELLRHSSEELGTDKGFQDKAAKVLGGYPLIADTGVADRVRAAYTVSSSVRSYVTGLLADKYNIHVE; the protein is encoded by the coding sequence ATGACGAGCAACAAGTCATCCTTGGAACCACCCGGAAGCACCCCGCAAGAGTCACTTGCCGGGGTCTACGAAGAAGCCGACCAGCCCGAGCCGCCCAAGCACTCCCGGCGGACCATCCTGTCAGCCGTCGGCGCCTTCGCCTTGCTGGGCACTGCCACCACAGTGCTCGGCGGAAGCCTGCTGAACCCGCCCTCCAGCACGGAAGACGGCGATTTCAGCGGGGAAACCCTGGAATTCCTGATCCCCCTCGCCTCCGGCGGCGGCACCGATACCTGGGCACGGTTCATCGGCACCGAACTGACGAACTACGTCCCCGGCCGCCCCGGTTTCGCGCCCGTGAACGAAGCAGGCGGTGAAGGCATCCTGGGCACCAACAGGTTTGCCCGGTCGGCCAAGACGGACGGCACGGAAATCCTGGTGGGCACGGCGTCGACCGTTGTCCCCTGGGTGCTGGGGCGCTCGGCTGTGAAGTATTCGTTCGAAGACCTCAAGCCCGTCGTCGTCAACGGCACAGGCGGAGTCATCTATGCCCGCGCCGAAGCAGGCGTGTCAGGCCTGCAGGACCTGATAAACCGGGACACGCCCTTGGAATTCGGCGGCATCAGCGCCACCGGCCTGGATATAACCACCCTCGTGGCATTCGACCTGCTCGAAGCGGACGTGACGAGCACGTTCGGCTTTGAAGGCCGGGGGCCGGTCAACCTGGCGCTTCAGCGCGGGGAAATCGACCTGGACTACCAGACCACCTCCGCCTACGGCTCGGCTGTTGCCGGCATCGCCAAGGAGGGCAAGGCCGTTGTGCTGATGTCCTTTGGCCAGCTGGACGAAGCCGGCGAGGTTGTCCGCGACCCCAACTTCCCCGACGTACCCACTGTCGCGGAGGCCTACGAGACGCTCCACGGAAAGAAACCCTCGGGCGAGAAGTTCGAGGCCTACAAGACCCTGCTTGGGCTGACCTACACCTACCAAAAGGGCCTGTGGGTTCCGCAGGAGACTCCCGAAAAGGCCTATGAGCTGCTCCGCCATTCCAGCGAGGAACTCGGGACGGACAAAGGCTTCCAGGACAAGGCAGCCAAAGTGCTGGGCGGCTACCCCCTCATCGCGGACACCGGCGTGGCAGACCGCGTCCGTGCTGCCTACACCGTCAGCAGTTCCGTCCGGTCCTATGTCACAGGGCTGCTCGCGGACAAATACAACATCCACGTTGAATAA
- a CDS encoding tripartite tricarboxylate transporter permease — protein sequence MLDSAMAALASLADPSLLIMLLIGTVAGLIMGLIPGLGGTGAVAILLPITFGMEPPQALALLIGALAVVHTSDTVSAVLLGAPGSASASVTMLDGYSMAKKGQAARALTLAFLSSMAGGIIGAIGLTLAIPLARPLVLSFASPELFMLTVLGVALAAVLSRGNIIKGVSAGLLGLVLGMVGTSPTTAEERFTFGSLFLGDGLSLVAVALGIFGLAEIASRASQRRGQKQTITLGGGWGQGIREWLTHWTHVIRGALIGIWAGVLPGVGATAGTWLAYGQAVATAKDKRQFGKGDPRGIVGPESANNSVEAGDLIPTLLFGIPGGVPSAMLLGMLLTYGIQPGPSIITEHLDLMYLIVWSFAIASILGALFCFLSVKQLAKLTKVPFAVLAAGLVAVMLLGSFQEGGQLGDLWVMIILGVFGWLLKSTGFPRAPFLIGFVLAIPLERYYFLTDSLYEGFDWMARPGVLVFLAILVLPMIWAFIKFIRARRNSNFDDGHRDEQPEDDEAPLKNSTWSLAASGIFAVAFAAALISSASFSPEARLVPQLVSIGGLVFSGILLFIEIRARVRTRTERAGWTLDAGFAMKTFAWMTGFLALTAVFGYLVAVTVFIPAFLLVVARARLKVAIIYTGVLYIVLLALPSLLPIDLPQGWLNTFV from the coding sequence ATGCTTGACTCCGCAATGGCAGCGCTGGCATCCCTCGCTGACCCCTCCCTCCTCATCATGCTCTTGATCGGCACTGTAGCCGGCCTGATCATGGGCCTTATCCCGGGACTTGGCGGCACGGGAGCCGTGGCCATCCTCCTGCCCATCACGTTCGGCATGGAACCGCCCCAGGCGCTGGCCCTCCTGATCGGCGCCCTCGCCGTCGTCCATACCTCCGACACTGTTTCCGCCGTCCTGCTGGGCGCACCCGGATCCGCCTCGGCGAGCGTCACCATGCTGGACGGCTACTCCATGGCGAAGAAAGGCCAGGCCGCCCGTGCGCTGACACTGGCATTCCTCTCGTCCATGGCCGGTGGCATCATCGGCGCCATCGGCCTGACCCTGGCCATACCGCTTGCCCGGCCCCTGGTGCTCTCCTTCGCCAGCCCGGAACTGTTTATGCTGACCGTCCTGGGTGTGGCCCTGGCCGCAGTCCTGTCGCGGGGAAACATCATCAAGGGCGTCTCCGCCGGCCTCCTGGGCCTGGTCCTTGGCATGGTGGGAACATCACCCACCACGGCTGAGGAACGCTTCACCTTCGGCAGCCTGTTCCTCGGCGATGGCTTGTCCCTCGTGGCCGTCGCCCTCGGAATCTTCGGCCTGGCTGAAATCGCATCACGTGCAAGCCAGCGCCGCGGACAAAAGCAAACCATTACCCTCGGCGGCGGCTGGGGCCAGGGCATCAGGGAGTGGCTGACGCACTGGACCCACGTCATCCGCGGAGCGCTCATCGGCATCTGGGCCGGTGTGCTCCCCGGCGTCGGTGCAACAGCGGGAACCTGGCTGGCCTACGGGCAGGCCGTTGCCACCGCCAAGGACAAGCGCCAGTTCGGCAAGGGAGATCCCCGCGGCATCGTTGGCCCCGAAAGCGCCAACAACTCCGTGGAGGCCGGCGACCTGATCCCCACCCTGCTCTTCGGCATCCCGGGCGGTGTCCCCTCCGCGATGCTCCTCGGCATGCTCCTGACCTATGGCATCCAGCCGGGCCCTTCGATCATCACCGAGCACCTGGACCTGATGTACCTGATCGTCTGGTCCTTCGCCATCGCATCGATCCTCGGCGCGCTGTTCTGCTTCCTCAGCGTCAAGCAGCTGGCAAAGCTCACCAAGGTGCCCTTCGCCGTCCTGGCCGCGGGCCTCGTTGCCGTGATGCTCCTCGGTTCCTTCCAGGAGGGCGGCCAGCTGGGCGACCTCTGGGTGATGATCATCCTCGGCGTGTTCGGCTGGCTGCTGAAGTCCACCGGCTTCCCCCGGGCCCCGTTCCTGATCGGCTTCGTGCTGGCAATCCCGCTGGAGCGCTACTACTTCCTCACGGACAGCCTGTACGAAGGCTTCGACTGGATGGCCCGGCCCGGCGTCCTGGTCTTCCTTGCAATCCTGGTCCTGCCAATGATCTGGGCCTTCATCAAATTCATCCGCGCCCGCCGCAACAGCAACTTCGACGACGGACACCGGGACGAACAGCCGGAGGACGACGAAGCACCCCTCAAGAACTCCACCTGGTCCCTGGCAGCATCCGGCATCTTCGCCGTCGCGTTTGCCGCAGCCCTCATCTCGTCGGCATCCTTCTCACCGGAGGCAAGGCTCGTCCCCCAACTGGTGAGCATCGGCGGGCTTGTCTTCTCCGGGATCTTGCTGTTCATCGAGATCCGGGCACGGGTGCGGACCAGGACCGAGCGGGCCGGCTGGACGCTCGACGCCGGGTTCGCGATGAAAACCTTCGCATGGATGACCGGTTTCCTGGCGCTCACAGCGGTGTTCGGATACCTCGTGGCCGTGACGGTCTTCATCCCCGCGTTCCTGCTGGTGGTGGCGAGGGCACGCCTCAAGGTCGCCATCATCTATACAGGCGTGCTGTACATCGTGCTCCTGGCACTCCCCTCGCTGCTGCCGATCGACCTGCCGCAAGGCTGGCTCAACACATTCGTCTAG
- a CDS encoding universal stress protein, whose translation MTVLVAYAPAPEGREALTEGIKEAHLRKSDLLIVNIGRGHHDLNDHEIAELEGKLSDAGLALTVESSVLSDPGDAVIQIAQDRDVEMVVIGLRHRSMVGKLILGSTVQRILLDATCPVLAVRADKL comes from the coding sequence ATGACGGTACTTGTGGCCTATGCGCCCGCTCCCGAAGGCCGGGAAGCACTCACGGAAGGCATCAAGGAAGCGCACCTGCGAAAGTCGGACCTCCTGATTGTCAATATCGGCCGGGGGCACCATGACCTCAACGACCACGAGATCGCGGAACTGGAAGGCAAGCTCTCCGACGCCGGGCTGGCGCTGACTGTCGAGTCCTCGGTTCTGTCCGATCCGGGAGATGCAGTGATCCAGATTGCGCAGGACCGGGACGTCGAAATGGTGGTCATCGGCCTGCGGCACCGGTCCATGGTGGGCAAGCTCATCCTGGGAAGCACCGTGCAGCGGATCCTCCTGGATGCCACCTGTCCCGTGCTCGCCGTACGGGCCGACAAGCTGTAA
- a CDS encoding SLC13 family permease: protein MTKTAQPLADPANADTQDRPSRASARRRRILLVAAVTTLLGLGALLLGNAIFNPAAATEPEPAMTAVQIIPLAILVVMFVVATKWPLNIGVMGLVASFGVGYFMLGMTDKEILAEFPASIVLTIIGVTYFFSMAQRNGTIGIIVQACVRLVRGRTMLLPWVFFLMAAALTALGTFSPAAVALLAPAAIGFAYESRIHPVLMGAFIINGAHAGGFSPLSVAGVLVHDIAMENGFPISQGSLFAASFALNLILSVLTIVLFALLGKLRDSKGGQHADVDASLPGRPHGQQILTLALIAVILVCTLGFHMPIGFVALSAGLLLALVNIKEHQTFIGGISWSTVLLVAGMITYVSLLQHVGVIDTLAEHALALGAPLVIALVLCYVIGVGSAFASSTALLTAFIPMAGPLLATSSLSASGTVAALAIAATVVDVSPFSTDGALIVANARADDRQRVYRQLMAYAGAVVLAAPLLAWAMLVPTGIM from the coding sequence ATGACCAAGACCGCGCAGCCACTTGCAGACCCGGCGAACGCCGACACCCAGGACCGGCCATCCCGGGCATCCGCCCGCCGCCGCCGTATCCTGCTGGTGGCGGCCGTAACCACACTCCTGGGCTTGGGCGCCCTCCTGCTGGGCAATGCCATCTTCAACCCGGCGGCCGCCACGGAACCGGAGCCTGCCATGACAGCTGTTCAGATCATTCCCCTCGCCATTCTGGTGGTGATGTTCGTCGTCGCCACGAAATGGCCGCTGAACATCGGGGTGATGGGGCTGGTGGCGTCCTTCGGCGTCGGCTACTTCATGCTTGGAATGACCGACAAAGAGATCCTCGCGGAGTTCCCCGCCAGCATTGTGCTGACCATCATTGGGGTCACCTACTTCTTCAGCATGGCCCAGCGGAACGGCACGATCGGCATTATTGTCCAGGCGTGCGTGCGCCTCGTCAGGGGAAGGACAATGCTTCTTCCCTGGGTGTTCTTCCTCATGGCCGCCGCGCTGACCGCACTGGGGACCTTCTCCCCGGCCGCCGTCGCCCTGCTGGCCCCGGCCGCCATCGGTTTTGCCTATGAATCCCGGATCCACCCCGTCCTGATGGGCGCCTTCATCATCAACGGGGCCCACGCGGGAGGCTTCTCTCCGCTGTCCGTGGCCGGTGTCCTGGTCCACGACATTGCGATGGAAAACGGCTTTCCCATCTCCCAGGGCTCGCTCTTCGCCGCGAGCTTTGCCCTCAACCTCATCCTGTCAGTCCTGACCATCGTGCTCTTCGCCCTCCTGGGCAAGCTCCGCGACAGCAAGGGCGGCCAGCACGCGGATGTTGACGCGTCACTCCCCGGGCGCCCCCACGGCCAGCAGATCCTCACCCTGGCCCTCATCGCGGTGATTCTGGTGTGCACGCTGGGCTTCCACATGCCGATAGGTTTCGTCGCCCTCTCCGCCGGCCTCCTCCTGGCATTGGTCAACATCAAGGAACACCAGACGTTCATTGGCGGCATCTCGTGGTCCACCGTCCTGCTGGTGGCGGGCATGATCACCTATGTCTCCCTGCTCCAGCATGTGGGAGTAATAGATACCCTCGCCGAGCATGCGCTGGCGTTGGGCGCGCCGCTGGTCATAGCGCTCGTCCTTTGCTACGTCATCGGCGTCGGCTCGGCCTTTGCCTCGTCAACGGCTCTGTTGACTGCGTTCATCCCCATGGCCGGCCCGCTGCTGGCCACCAGTTCCCTGAGCGCCTCCGGCACGGTGGCGGCCCTGGCCATCGCCGCCACAGTGGTGGACGTCTCCCCCTTCTCCACGGACGGGGCACTGATCGTAGCCAACGCCCGGGCGGATGACCGGCAGCGCGTGTACCGCCAGCTGATGGCCTACGCCGGCGCGGTAGTGCTGGCCGCCCCGCTGCTGGCCTGGGCCATGCTGGTGCCCACCGGCATCATGTGA
- a CDS encoding Nramp family divalent metal transporter, with protein sequence MREHNKTITRPGPREQQMAAPHVSPAPEGTGKRRTFLGYLALMGPAFVVGAWQFGPGNLTTAVQAGSRFDYSLVWVIAVSTILMIFFTDMSVRLGIVTPTSLITSIKDHLGKPVGILAGFGVFGITLMFSVGNAVGSGLGLSLVFGGSPVVWTVVCTAAVAFVLAFRNVYGIIEKALLVIVALMAVAFVASAVVAQPDWYRSLEGMAPTLPAGSEILVVALVGTNFSINAAFYTSYGIKEHRRTRADYRDITLADTIPGIVAPGIMTALVILVAAAVLGKTGGEAGSITALASIFEPLAGPVGSMLFALGLSGAAFSSMIANATAGGTMLSDAMGRGAHAGSPAARIVTGMILAFGLIITLSFQSSPVGLIVIAQSLTVLIAPLLGVLLFIMSNKAAVMGELRNRWWHNLFGAIGLVTIVASSIRLITLLLGS encoded by the coding sequence ATGCGCGAGCACAATAAGACCATCACCCGTCCCGGACCAAGGGAACAGCAGATGGCCGCCCCACATGTAAGCCCCGCTCCTGAAGGAACAGGAAAACGCCGAACCTTCCTTGGCTACCTTGCGCTGATGGGACCAGCGTTCGTGGTGGGGGCCTGGCAATTCGGTCCGGGCAACCTGACCACCGCAGTCCAGGCCGGCAGCCGCTTCGACTACAGCCTCGTCTGGGTGATCGCGGTCTCCACCATCCTGATGATCTTCTTCACGGACATGAGCGTGCGCCTGGGGATCGTGACACCGACGTCACTGATCACCTCCATCAAGGATCATCTTGGAAAACCGGTCGGGATACTTGCGGGTTTTGGCGTCTTCGGCATCACACTGATGTTCTCGGTAGGGAACGCCGTGGGTTCCGGACTCGGCCTGTCCCTGGTGTTCGGCGGCTCCCCTGTGGTCTGGACGGTGGTATGCACCGCCGCCGTCGCATTCGTCCTCGCTTTCCGTAACGTCTATGGCATCATCGAAAAAGCTCTCCTGGTGATTGTTGCGCTGATGGCTGTCGCTTTCGTGGCGAGCGCCGTCGTCGCACAGCCGGACTGGTACCGCTCCCTTGAGGGGATGGCACCCACGCTGCCTGCCGGCAGCGAAATCCTCGTCGTTGCCCTGGTAGGCACCAACTTCTCCATCAACGCCGCGTTCTACACGTCCTACGGCATCAAAGAACACAGGCGGACCCGCGCCGACTACCGGGACATCACACTTGCGGACACCATCCCTGGAATCGTTGCCCCGGGCATCATGACGGCCCTGGTCATCCTGGTGGCAGCTGCTGTCCTGGGCAAGACCGGCGGGGAAGCCGGCTCCATCACCGCCCTTGCCTCCATCTTCGAACCCCTCGCAGGCCCCGTCGGCTCCATGCTTTTCGCCCTCGGACTCTCCGGGGCCGCCTTCTCGTCCATGATCGCCAACGCCACGGCCGGCGGCACCATGCTCTCCGACGCGATGGGAAGGGGAGCCCATGCCGGATCACCGGCGGCACGCATCGTCACCGGAATGATCCTCGCCTTCGGGCTGATCATCACGCTCTCGTTCCAGTCCTCCCCCGTGGGGCTCATCGTCATCGCCCAGTCCCTGACAGTCCTCATCGCACCGCTGCTGGGGGTCCTGCTGTTCATCATGAGCAACAAGGCGGCAGTTATGGGGGAGCTGCGGAACCGCTGGTGGCACAACCTGTTTGGAGCCATCGGCCTGGTCACCATCGTGGCCTCATCCATCCGCCTCATCACGCTCCTCCTGGGCTCGTGA
- a CDS encoding dihydrodipicolinate synthase family protein, which produces MTIDLRGLVPAPVTPFNRDGSVDVEAIHRLGGWLASVEGVKGLVVLGHAGEGTFLTQDEQALVIREFKNAVNGGIPIIAGITGEGNTVAALEAKRAVEAGAEAGLVYPSHGWLRFGYQKGAPQTRYKEIYETSGLPLILFQYPDATKATYDLETQLDIAGQEGVFATKNGVRNMKRWDTEIPVLRAAFPDLQILTCHDEYLLHTMFDVDGALVGYGGLAPEPLVELIAAGKARDYAAARAIHDRLLPVTKNVYHRGSHMEGTVALKEGLVARGILEHATVRPPLLPLAEGAGQEIALALKSANLGSVTATV; this is translated from the coding sequence ATGACCATCGATCTCCGCGGGCTGGTTCCCGCCCCTGTCACCCCTTTCAACCGCGACGGCAGCGTTGACGTCGAAGCCATCCACCGCCTGGGGGGCTGGCTGGCAAGCGTGGAGGGCGTCAAGGGCCTTGTCGTCTTGGGCCACGCCGGCGAGGGCACCTTCCTGACGCAGGACGAGCAGGCCCTGGTGATCCGCGAATTCAAGAATGCGGTGAACGGCGGGATTCCGATCATCGCCGGCATCACGGGCGAAGGAAACACCGTCGCGGCCCTGGAAGCCAAGCGCGCCGTGGAAGCCGGAGCCGAGGCTGGCCTGGTCTACCCGTCCCACGGCTGGCTCCGCTTTGGATACCAGAAGGGCGCTCCGCAGACCCGGTACAAGGAAATTTATGAAACCTCCGGGCTGCCGCTCATCCTGTTCCAGTACCCGGATGCAACCAAGGCCACCTACGACCTGGAGACCCAGCTCGACATCGCCGGCCAGGAAGGCGTATTCGCCACCAAGAACGGCGTCCGCAACATGAAGCGCTGGGACACCGAGATCCCGGTACTCCGGGCGGCTTTCCCGGACCTGCAGATCCTGACGTGCCATGACGAGTACCTCCTGCACACCATGTTTGACGTGGACGGCGCCCTGGTGGGCTACGGCGGACTCGCTCCGGAGCCGCTGGTGGAACTGATCGCAGCAGGCAAGGCCAGGGATTACGCGGCTGCCCGCGCGATCCATGACCGGCTCCTGCCCGTGACCAAGAATGTGTACCACCGCGGATCCCACATGGAGGGCACAGTGGCCTTGAAGGAGGGCCTGGTTGCCCGCGGCATCCTGGAACACGCAACGGTCCGCCCGCCACTGCTGCCCCTGGCAGAAGGTGCCGGCCAGGAAATCGCCCTGGCACTGAAGTCGGCCAACCTCGGCAGCGTCACCGCTACTGTCTGA